A single genomic interval of Marinitoga sp. 38H-ov harbors:
- a CDS encoding ABC transporter substrate-binding protein — translation MKSFWKNCFIVFMLLVLTVTSYSETLKREETFFFGGGLWNAPSNWNPLTPWAAVPGTVGGIYETLFAYDPLTNEFIPWLAEKGYWQDNTHYYLKLRDNLKWTDGEILNAEDVIYTFEIAKMNTGITYSSIWNWMKNIKKLSNTELVFEFSDPRYHEWNYQLYQISIIPKHIWEKYPIDDVVTLANENPIGSGMYLAYDKTDDRMIFKRNDNWWGKDIFGLPAPKYLVELKIFSNNVALGMLMKGELDVSNFFLPGVPSVKNIYGIKTWFKDAPYMLSDNTALLFLNTRKKPMDDPKFRKALAYSINISPIIRRVFEFQVEKANPLGFLPIESWMKYYDEKIVEEYGFTYSPAMANKILDEAGYKDIDNDGYRETPDGNKINLTIIVPFGWTDWMESIKNISADFEKIGIKAEPKFPDYGKYMEDMNSATFDMLINNFNSNVSSTPWTYFNWLFESNQVNNEKEYGGNWGRYVNQELFDLVNEFNRTKDEEKGKEIASNIEKIFLEEMPVIPLWYNGMWFQANEKYWTNYPIEETPVAWPSLWGGRWQVGGNIMLLNLKSVK, via the coding sequence ATGAAATCTTTTTGGAAAAACTGTTTTATTGTATTTATGCTATTGGTTTTAACCGTAACATCATATTCTGAAACATTGAAACGTGAAGAAACATTTTTCTTTGGTGGGGGATTATGGAATGCTCCTTCTAACTGGAATCCGTTAACGCCATGGGCGGCTGTTCCAGGAACAGTAGGGGGGATTTATGAAACATTATTTGCATACGATCCATTAACAAATGAATTTATTCCTTGGTTGGCTGAAAAAGGTTATTGGCAAGATAATACACATTATTATTTAAAATTAAGAGATAATTTAAAATGGACAGATGGAGAAATATTAAATGCAGAAGATGTTATTTATACTTTTGAAATTGCTAAAATGAACACGGGAATTACTTACTCTTCTATATGGAATTGGATGAAAAATATAAAAAAATTGAGTAACACAGAACTTGTTTTTGAATTTTCGGACCCAAGATATCATGAATGGAATTATCAGTTATATCAAATTTCTATAATACCTAAACATATTTGGGAAAAATACCCTATAGATGATGTTGTTACATTAGCAAATGAAAATCCTATTGGTTCTGGTATGTATTTGGCCTATGATAAAACAGATGATAGAATGATTTTCAAAAGAAATGATAATTGGTGGGGTAAAGATATTTTTGGCCTTCCAGCACCAAAATATTTAGTTGAATTAAAAATATTCTCAAATAATGTTGCATTAGGTATGTTGATGAAAGGTGAATTAGATGTAAGTAATTTCTTTTTGCCAGGTGTTCCATCAGTTAAAAATATTTACGGTATAAAAACCTGGTTTAAAGATGCACCCTACATGTTATCAGATAATACCGCATTATTATTTTTAAATACAAGAAAGAAACCAATGGATGATCCTAAATTTAGAAAAGCATTAGCTTATTCAATTAATATTTCTCCTATTATAAGAAGAGTTTTTGAATTTCAGGTGGAAAAAGCAAATCCTTTAGGTTTTTTACCAATTGAATCATGGATGAAGTATTATGATGAAAAGATAGTAGAAGAGTATGGATTTACATATAGTCCGGCTATGGCAAATAAAATTTTAGATGAAGCAGGTTATAAGGATATTGACAATGATGGTTATAGAGAAACGCCTGATGGTAATAAAATTAACTTAACAATTATTGTTCCTTTTGGATGGACAGATTGGATGGAGTCTATAAAAAATATTTCAGCTGATTTTGAAAAAATAGGAATTAAAGCTGAACCTAAATTCCCTGATTATGGAAAATACATGGAAGATATGAATTCGGCAACATTTGATATGTTAATTAATAATTTCAATAGTAATGTTTCATCTACCCCTTGGACATATTTTAATTGGTTATTTGAATCAAATCAAGTAAATAATGAAAAAGAATATGGTGGAAATTGGGGAAGATACGTTAATCAAGAATTATTTGATTTAGTAAATGAATTTAATAGAACAAAAGATGAAGAAAAAGGAAAAGAAATTGCATCTAATATCGAAAAAATATTTTTAGAAGAAATGCCAGTCATTCCTCTTTGGTATAACGGAATGTGGTTCCAAGCAAATGAAAAATATTGGACAAATTATCCTATTGAAGAAACCCCTGTAGCCTGGCCATCATTATGGGGAGGTAGATGGCAAGTTGGAGGAAACATTATGTTATTAAATTTAAAATCTGTAAAATAA